The proteins below come from a single Tachypleus tridentatus isolate NWPU-2018 chromosome 13, ASM421037v1, whole genome shotgun sequence genomic window:
- the LOC143237017 gene encoding uncharacterized protein LOC143237017 — MPTVENTRFPIFVIRYFLVLLIAFMSIVSSEEPHHRAPRFVGLPNSPILRINSFTGLASSLRPPSSQLLSISSPFRSLRTRLLSNGKPSDLVSKFSTDHLLSISSILSRPKHKGLSLSKLINLPFKLITNAKPYKVLTEKASFLKLV; from the coding sequence gTTCCCAATATTTGTCATCAGATATTTCCTGGTTCTCTTAATCGCCTTCATGTCCATTGTTTCGTCAGAAGAGCCACACCATCGGGCACCTAGGTTTGTTGGTCTACCCAATTCTCCAATCTTACGCATCAACAGTTTCACAGGTCTGGCATCTTCCTTGAGGCCACCTTCATCCCAGCTTCTAAGTATATCGTCACCGTTTCGGTCCTTACGCACCAGGCTTCTTTCAAACGGAAAACCAAGCGACCTTGTGTCCAAATTTTCAACTGACCATCTTCTATCAATTTCATCCATACTTTCAAGGCCCAAACATAAAGGTTTAAGCCTCTCAAAGCTTATAAATCTGCCATTTAAGCTTATAACCAATGCCAAACCCTACAAGGTGCTAACAGAGAAAGCATCTTTTCTAAAGCTTGTATAA